One genomic segment of Profundibacter amoris includes these proteins:
- the acsA gene encoding acetate--CoA ligase: MSNDIIHKSHLIADAANMPDYEQARTSFSWEEEQSLLDGLPNGKLSIAHEAIDRHVQEGMGDRLAIRWIAKDGMRLDFTYLNLQRQTARFANVLRRLGVQKGARVYTLLGRKPELYITALGTLKAGCVFCPMFSAFGPEPVQSRMEIGGAQVLVTSKALYRRKVKSIRDRLPDLTHILLIDGEEDNTENLISLMDTAADTFTTEPTDPEDIALLHFTSGTTGKPKGAVHVHQAVVAHHATGRMVLDLRAGDTYWCTADPGWVTGTSYGIIAPLTIGATMIIDEAEFDPERWYSILEDEQVNVWYTAPTAIRMLMKAGDAMAKAHSFPHLRFMASVGEPLNPEAVIWGNEQFGMPFHDNWWQTETGGIMIANYASMDVKPGSMGKPLPGINAGIVETGEDGLREVTTPLAIGELALRPGWPSMMRGYLHEEARYQKAFRDGWYLSGDLAMRDSDGYYWFVGRSDDVIKSAGHLIGPFEVESALMEHDAVAEVAVIGIPDETVGEIVKAYVALKPGVVGDDDLLLDLRGFARKRLGPAVAPKEIVFRKNLPKTRSGKIMRRLLKARELGLPEGDISTLESDEQ; this comes from the coding sequence ATGAGCAACGATATTATCCATAAATCCCACCTGATCGCCGATGCGGCGAATATGCCGGATTACGAACAGGCACGCACCAGTTTTTCCTGGGAAGAGGAACAAAGCCTGCTGGACGGTTTGCCCAACGGCAAGTTGAGCATCGCGCACGAGGCCATTGACCGGCATGTGCAAGAGGGCATGGGTGACAGGCTGGCCATTCGCTGGATCGCCAAGGACGGAATGCGTTTGGATTTTACCTATCTGAACCTGCAACGCCAGACGGCGCGCTTTGCAAATGTGCTGCGCAGGTTGGGTGTTCAAAAAGGGGCGCGGGTCTATACGCTTTTGGGACGCAAGCCTGAACTTTACATCACGGCCCTTGGCACGCTGAAAGCCGGATGCGTCTTTTGTCCGATGTTTTCGGCTTTTGGGCCGGAACCTGTGCAGTCGCGCATGGAAATTGGCGGGGCACAGGTGTTGGTAACATCAAAGGCGCTATATCGGCGCAAGGTCAAATCAATCCGCGACAGGCTGCCCGATCTAACCCATATTCTGCTGATTGATGGCGAAGAGGACAATACCGAAAACCTGATTTCCCTGATGGATACCGCCGCCGACACATTTACAACCGAACCCACAGACCCCGAAGACATCGCCTTGCTGCATTTCACCTCGGGCACCACTGGCAAACCAAAGGGGGCGGTGCATGTGCATCAGGCCGTGGTCGCGCATCATGCGACAGGGCGAATGGTGCTGGATTTGCGGGCGGGCGATACCTATTGGTGCACGGCTGATCCCGGCTGGGTGACGGGCACCTCTTACGGCATCATCGCGCCCTTAACCATTGGCGCAACCATGATCATTGACGAGGCGGAGTTCGACCCCGAGCGTTGGTATTCGATCCTTGAGGATGAACAGGTCAACGTCTGGTACACCGCGCCCACCGCCATCCGAATGTTGATGAAAGCCGGCGATGCGATGGCCAAGGCGCACAGCTTCCCGCATCTGCGGTTCATGGCAAGCGTGGGCGAGCCGCTGAATCCCGAGGCGGTGATCTGGGGAAACGAGCAGTTCGGAATGCCGTTTCACGACAACTGGTGGCAGACTGAAACCGGCGGCATTATGATCGCCAATTATGCGTCGATGGATGTCAAACCCGGCTCGATGGGCAAACCCCTGCCCGGCATCAATGCCGGCATTGTCGAGACCGGCGAGGACGGGTTGCGCGAGGTCACAACGCCATTGGCGATTGGCGAATTGGCGTTGCGGCCCGGCTGGCCCTCGATGATGCGCGGTTATTTGCACGAGGAGGCGCGCTATCAAAAAGCCTTTCGCGACGGTTGGTATCTGAGCGGCGATCTGGCGATGCGGGATTCTGACGGATACTACTGGTTCGTCGGGCGCAGCGATGATGTGATCAAAAGTGCGGGCCACCTGATTGGCCCATTCGAGGTGGAAAGCGCCTTGATGGAACACGATGCAGTAGCCGAGGTGGCGGTGATCGGCATCCCTGATGAAACCGTCGGCGAAATCGTCAAGGCCTATGTCGCGCTGAAACCGGGGGTGGTGGGCGATGATGACCTGTTGCTCGATCTGCGCGGCTTTGCGCGCAAGCGGCTTGGCCCGGCCGTC
- a CDS encoding ABC transporter ATP-binding protein encodes MIELDNVSKVYNEGRVNEVFALRDITLQIRADQTTVLKGPSGSGKTTLLTLIGCLSRPTVGRIHLEGKMVSGLPEKFMTEIRREKFGFVFQRFNLVRGLTVLENVMLPAYPLGLKYSTLRDNAERLLGDVEIADKAGMKVENLSGGEAQRVAIARALINNPDYVIADEPTANLDTRLVGEFLKIVEKLRTEGKSVIITSHDPRIWQADVVDRVIGMEDGRVIDDGIAAT; translated from the coding sequence ATGATTGAACTTGATAACGTCAGCAAGGTTTATAACGAAGGCCGCGTGAACGAGGTATTCGCCCTGCGCGACATTACCCTGCAAATCCGCGCGGACCAGACCACGGTGCTGAAGGGGCCAAGCGGCTCGGGCAAAACCACGCTGCTGACATTGATCGGCTGTTTGTCTCGCCCTACGGTGGGGCGTATCCATCTGGAAGGAAAAATGGTTTCGGGGCTGCCGGAAAAATTCATGACCGAAATCCGGCGGGAAAAATTCGGCTTTGTATTCCAGCGGTTCAATCTGGTGCGCGGGCTGACGGTGCTGGAAAACGTAATGCTGCCCGCCTATCCGCTGGGCCTGAAATACAGCACATTGCGCGATAATGCCGAACGCCTGTTGGGCGATGTCGAAATCGCCGACAAAGCCGGCATGAAGGTCGAAAACCTGTCGGGCGGCGAGGCCCAGCGTGTCGCAATCGCACGGGCGCTGATCAACAACCCCGACTATGTGATCGCGGACGAGCCAACGGCAAATCTGGACACCCGGCTGGTTGGCGAATTCCTGAAAATCGTCGAAAAACTGCGCACCGAGGGTAAATCGGTGATCATCACCAGCCACGATCCGCGCATCTGGCAGGCCGATGTGGTGGATCGGGTGATCGGTATGGAAGATGGCCGCGTGATTGACGACGGGATTGCCGCAACATGA
- a CDS encoding ABC transporter permease yields the protein MNTSFTRQRYLMDFTLHSMLRRKGRNLVLFTVYCLVIFILASVMFFGQAIRQEAKTVLADAPEATVQNLVMGRHALINAKWVPVLQNVRGVRHAEGRLWGYYYDTVNGANYTVMVPPSGDAEHQLQPGEVIIGPGIVANRSLIRDKYLFLRANYGEIFRLKVKDRLSSDSALVSADLLLMSEPDFRKFFQLPDDVFTDIGLTIRNAREIPTIIGKIGVRVPGSRVVTRSDILRTYQSIFSWREGLLLALLGASIVAFVIFAFDKAAGLSGEERREIGILKAIGWETSDVLAMKFWEGALVSAGAFLLGLVLAYGHVFFFQAGLLEQVLKGWAVIYPDFHLKPHIEVLQVVTLAFFTVVPYTAATIIPIWRAAVTDPDAVMR from the coding sequence ATGAACACATCCTTTACCCGTCAAAGATACCTGATGGATTTCACCTTGCATTCGATGCTGCGCCGCAAGGGGCGCAACCTTGTGCTGTTTACGGTGTACTGTCTGGTGATTTTCATTCTGGCCTCGGTGATGTTTTTCGGTCAGGCCATCCGGCAAGAGGCCAAGACCGTTCTGGCCGATGCGCCCGAGGCCACGGTGCAAAATCTGGTGATGGGGCGGCACGCCCTGATCAATGCCAAATGGGTGCCGGTTTTGCAGAATGTCCGCGGGGTGCGTCATGCCGAAGGGCGGCTGTGGGGCTATTATTACGACACCGTGAACGGCGCCAATTACACGGTGATGGTGCCGCCATCGGGTGACGCCGAACATCAGTTGCAACCGGGCGAGGTTATCATCGGGCCGGGAATTGTCGCCAACCGCAGCCTGATCCGCGACAAATATTTGTTTCTGCGCGCCAACTACGGCGAGATTTTCCGCCTGAAGGTCAAAGACAGGCTGTCGTCGGATTCAGCATTGGTCAGCGCCGATCTGCTGCTGATGTCGGAACCCGATTTTCGCAAATTTTTCCAACTGCCCGACGATGTGTTCACCGACATCGGCCTGACCATCCGTAACGCGCGTGAAATCCCGACCATCATCGGCAAAATCGGCGTGCGGGTGCCCGGATCACGGGTTGTGACCCGCTCGGACATTCTGCGCACCTATCAGTCGATTTTTTCGTGGCGCGAGGGATTGCTTTTGGCCCTGCTGGGCGCCTCCATCGTTGCCTTTGTGATCTTTGCCTTTGACAAGGCCGCCGGCCTGTCCGGCGAGGAACGCCGCGAAATCGGCATCCTGAAGGCGATCGGCTGGGAAACCTCGGATGTGCTGGCGATGAAGTTCTGGGAAGGCGCGCTGGTGTCGGCAGGGGCGTTTTTGCTGGGGCTGGTGCTGGCCTATGGGCATGTGTTCTTCTTTCAGGCCGGATTGCTGGAACAGGTCCTTAAGGGCTGGGCCGTGATCTATCCCGATTTTCACCTGAAACCGCATATCGAGGTGTTGCAGGTGGTGACTTTGGCGTTTTTTACAGTGGTTCCCTACACGGCGGCGACGATCATTCCGATCTGGCGCGCGGCGGTGACGGACCCGGATGCGGTGATGCGATGA
- a CDS encoding nitrous oxide reductase accessory protein NosL, whose translation MCNHHKSPTRRHMLQLGASAMLMLPALPSLATEKPGVAPVIDLPKPGPRDRCPVCGMFPERYPDWTATVLFQDGHADHFDGAKDFFKYLYDMPKYASGRKREQITGMGVTGYYAAEMIDAQQALYVIGSDVLGPMGHELVPHPDMYDAEAFMRDHAAIKILRFEDTSMEMLLGLDEGKFDWG comes from the coding sequence ATGTGCAACCACCATAAATCCCCGACCCGCCGCCATATGCTGCAACTGGGCGCCAGCGCCATGCTGATGCTGCCTGCGCTGCCGTCTTTGGCCACGGAAAAACCGGGCGTTGCCCCCGTTATCGACCTGCCCAAACCCGGCCCGCGCGACCGTTGCCCGGTCTGTGGCATGTTCCCCGAACGATACCCCGACTGGACCGCGACCGTGCTGTTTCAGGACGGCCATGCCGACCATTTCGACGGGGCCAAGGATTTCTTCAAATACCTGTATGACATGCCCAAATATGCCAGTGGCCGCAAACGCGAACAGATCACCGGCATGGGTGTCACCGGCTATTACGCCGCCGAAATGATTGACGCGCAACAGGCGCTTTATGTGATCGGCTCGGATGTGCTGGGGCCGATGGGGCATGAACTGGTGCCGCATCCCGATATGTACGACGCCGAGGCCTTTATGCGCGATCACGCCGCCATCAAGATCCTTCGTTTCGAGGACACCAGCATGGAAATGCTGCTGGGCCTTGATGAAGGCAAGTTTGATTGGGGATGA
- a CDS encoding nitrous oxide reductase accessory protein NosL gives MERRNFLMGTTSMLAGGLVVASSASAEMKMVPPWVWTAEHGLTGHLVTDPDPSTDDLAKFKRCAYCGMSTTQWSHTRHVVQYEDDKSEATCSIRCLTISLSLNLDRNPKNIWVGDAGADSEIKPLVKVEDAQYILQPGKMGTMTANRKWAFADKAKAKATGAQLINFEEALVAAYKDQAMDTIMIRKRRAEKRAHMAQKMQDGN, from the coding sequence ATGGAACGTAGAAATTTTTTGATGGGCACAACTTCGATGCTTGCTGGTGGGTTGGTTGTTGCCAGCTCGGCCAGTGCCGAAATGAAGATGGTGCCGCCATGGGTCTGGACCGCCGAACACGGTTTGACAGGCCATCTGGTCACAGATCCTGATCCCTCGACCGATGATCTGGCCAAATTCAAGCGCTGCGCCTATTGCGGCATGTCCACAACCCAGTGGAGCCACACACGCCACGTTGTCCAGTACGAGGATGACAAATCGGAAGCAACCTGTTCGATCCGCTGTTTGACAATTTCGCTATCGCTGAACCTTGATCGCAACCCGAAAAACATCTGGGTTGGCGATGCCGGTGCGGACTCTGAAATCAAGCCATTGGTCAAGGTCGAGGATGCGCAATACATCCTGCAGCCGGGCAAAATGGGCACCATGACAGCCAACCGCAAATGGGCCTTTGCAGACAAGGCCAAAGCAAAAGCAACCGGCGCACAGCTGATCAATTTCGAGGAAGCACTGGTTGCCGCCTACAAGGATCAGGCGATGGATACCATCATGATCCGCAAGCGCCGCGCCGAGAAGCGCGCACATATGGCCCAGAAAATGCAAGACGGCAACTAA
- a CDS encoding DUF2946 domain-containing protein, with product MRNLAGSDGKNHKGCMLGRNRTYIKRYHRRWLNSFVAGIIVLSQILLIVGTNTSFADTSASSRISVSSEEFPFGPMVICTPNGIQIIYPNGDGPDGSGGEGKTWVKCPLCLIATASFLMPPSVTRENIPDLSGAIDIIWASETEHPRSIGRYFNQPVRAPPFGLSI from the coding sequence ATGCGTAATCTTGCCGGCAGTGACGGGAAGAATCACAAGGGGTGCATGTTGGGCCGTAACCGGACATATATCAAACGTTACCATCGGCGCTGGTTAAACAGCTTTGTGGCTGGCATTATTGTCCTGTCCCAGATCCTGTTGATTGTCGGTACCAACACATCTTTTGCCGATACATCAGCATCCAGCCGCATATCCGTATCGTCTGAGGAATTTCCCTTTGGTCCGATGGTTATCTGCACACCGAACGGCATCCAGATTATCTATCCGAACGGGGATGGACCTGACGGATCGGGTGGCGAAGGCAAAACATGGGTGAAATGCCCGCTATGTCTGATCGCTACGGCTTCGTTCCTGATGCCCCCCTCCGTGACGCGGGAAAACATACCCGACCTGTCTGGCGCAATCGATATAATCTGGGCCAGCGAAACCGAACACCCCCGTTCTATCGGGCGCTATTTCAACCAGCCGGTGCGCGCGCCGCCCTTTGGTCTTTCTATCTAA
- a CDS encoding TetR/AcrR family transcriptional regulator, with protein MRIRKSAEDRKSEIEQTALDLAFKIGPSQVTTGMIAKELGLTQPAIYRHYPKKDDIWTAIALHLGAQIDANIAASSPPDLAPVERLKKLVLGHLRVVKENPALPDFMVLRDKTDGHIVVQDSIQDAMVAFRVALVSNVKNAINAGHFRADLDENDAATLIFGVIQSLVLRMMVTRKPAILMQDGPRLLYLQLTGFAPTGENP; from the coding sequence ATGCGTATCAGAAAATCTGCCGAAGATCGTAAAAGCGAGATTGAACAAACCGCTCTGGATCTTGCCTTCAAAATCGGCCCGTCACAGGTCACAACCGGCATGATTGCCAAAGAGTTGGGCCTGACCCAGCCCGCGATCTATCGGCATTACCCGAAGAAAGACGATATCTGGACCGCGATTGCTTTGCATCTGGGGGCGCAGATTGACGCAAATATCGCCGCATCCTCGCCCCCTGATCTTGCGCCTGTGGAGCGGTTGAAAAAACTGGTTCTGGGGCATTTGCGGGTGGTCAAGGAAAACCCCGCCTTGCCAGATTTTATGGTGCTTCGCGACAAAACGGACGGTCATATCGTGGTGCAAGATAGCATACAGGATGCGATGGTGGCCTTTCGGGTGGCCCTGGTATCAAACGTCAAGAACGCCATTAACGCTGGCCATTTTCGGGCTGATCTGGATGAAAATGATGCCGCAACCCTGATCTTTGGCGTCATTCAGAGTCTGGTTCTCCGAATGATGGTGACACGCAAACCCGCAATCCTGATGCAAGACGGGCCGCGTCTATTGTATCTGCAACTGACAGGCTTTGCCCCGACAGGAGAAAACCCATGA
- a CDS encoding efflux RND transporter periplasmic adaptor subunit — translation MKSGFKLILMTLPLVAVGVGFVAFTIATKPAPAQEEIAERATAVRVITATTTAVSPMVSGFGLVAPARTFEAIPQVTGTAEYVNPMLKKGDILPEGALLVRLSASDYTLAIAQAKANIRAAEAKLAEIAVSEANLQAAMKIEEDTLALKASDLERVERLYAAGTASQSARDNAKAAYLAQQQKLQNLQSSVALLPTQKLVQTEQIAVYRATLATAELNLARTELRLPFAARVSMVNVEVGQLVRIGVSVASFDGIAAAEIEAQVPAADLLRLFRPKSSDEPVIALNPSAVSEVMSGLELKATVQLKLGDTLVEWPASLDRISNTIDPKTGTVGMIVRVDNAYTTAELGRRPPLTKGMFVKATLNARPVDGIVIPRSALRNGQLMIASADSRLELRPITPYLVQDGIALITDGVEDGEKIVVSTPIPLVEGMLLSLHPDTTLMETLAKAGSAK, via the coding sequence ATGAAAAGCGGTTTCAAACTGATTCTGATGACATTGCCACTGGTAGCTGTTGGCGTAGGTTTTGTTGCCTTCACAATCGCCACCAAACCGGCCCCCGCCCAAGAGGAAATCGCCGAACGCGCCACAGCCGTGCGGGTGATTACCGCCACCACAACCGCCGTTTCGCCGATGGTTTCCGGTTTCGGACTGGTCGCCCCCGCCCGCACCTTCGAGGCCATCCCGCAGGTGACCGGCACCGCCGAATACGTCAACCCGATGCTGAAAAAGGGTGATATCCTGCCCGAAGGCGCGCTGTTGGTGCGGCTATCGGCCAGTGATTACACGCTGGCTATCGCCCAGGCCAAAGCCAACATTCGCGCCGCCGAAGCCAAGCTGGCCGAAATCGCCGTATCCGAGGCCAATTTGCAAGCGGCGATGAAAATCGAAGAAGATACGCTGGCCCTGAAAGCCAGCGATCTGGAGCGGGTCGAGCGGCTTTATGCGGCGGGAACCGCCTCGCAATCCGCGCGGGACAACGCCAAGGCAGCCTATCTTGCGCAGCAGCAAAAACTGCAAAACCTGCAAAGCTCGGTCGCCTTGCTGCCCACCCAGAAACTGGTCCAAACCGAACAGATTGCCGTTTACAGGGCCACGCTGGCCACGGCAGAACTGAATTTGGCCCGCACCGAATTACGTCTGCCCTTTGCGGCGCGTGTGTCTATGGTCAATGTCGAGGTGGGCCAACTGGTGCGCATTGGTGTTTCGGTGGCCAGTTTTGACGGCATTGCCGCCGCCGAAATCGAGGCACAGGTGCCCGCAGCGGATTTGTTGCGGCTGTTTCGCCCGAAATCCTCGGATGAACCGGTTATCGCGCTTAACCCTTCGGCGGTTTCCGAAGTCATGTCCGGTCTGGAGCTGAAGGCCACGGTTCAACTGAAACTGGGTGATACCCTTGTGGAATGGCCCGCCTCTCTGGACCGGATCAGCAACACGATCGACCCGAAAACCGGCACCGTCGGCATGATTGTGCGCGTTGACAATGCCTATACCACTGCCGAACTGGGCCGCCGCCCCCCGCTGACCAAAGGCATGTTCGTCAAGGCCACGCTGAACGCCCGCCCGGTTGACGGCATCGTCATCCCGCGCAGTGCCCTGCGGAACGGGCAGTTGATGATTGCAAGTGCTGACAGCCGGCTGGAACTGCGCCCGATCACCCCCTATCTGGTGCAGGACGGCATCGCCCTGATCACGGACGGGGTGGAAGATGGCGAAAAGATTGTGGTCAGCACACCAATTCCGCTGGTCGAGGGCATGTTGCTGTCACTGCATCCCGATACCACACTGATGGAAACACTGGCCAAGGCGGGTTCGGCAAAATGA
- a CDS encoding efflux RND transporter permease subunit, whose protein sequence is MIRFFAAHPTISNLLMILLLLSGLAVGPQLLRETFPRKAPSRVEVTVPYPGARPEDVETAICERIENALDAVTGIDRHSCEAREGLARAEVRMLEGGDFQTFVADVKSEVEAISDFPDRAEDVRTRALGLTDFVASVSITGPKSRVDLKDYAEDVRTRMLRWGGIPIVTVKGFSTRELRVGLDTVALQKYGFSVADVARTIQGGSLDLPSGTLEADDETLLVRVTEERRDVESLSNLIIRSAANGGQVRLGEVAEISERFALADDRILFDGELAAVLDINKTRAEDTLEVIDEVAKFLDAERQAAPPGVVLEITADAASVVRDRLMLVIVNGLQGLGLVFLVLWLFFGFRFSFWVAMGLPVSFMGGIAIMWFVGYSLNLMTTLGLLIVIGLLMDDAIVISENIARLREKGLEPLEAAVKGAQQVFLNVLASFATTAMIFGSLAFLSGDLGAVLRVVPVVMLFVLMISLIEAFLILPHHLIHTLEMQHKPGGVRARVEKAMNYTRENLVGPLVDLTIRWRYVTAGLAFAVLLAAVGMLTGGYLKFTAFPELDGDTIVARVLLPQGTPLARTEAVVETLVKGIEQTNRDMSPMQPDGAELIRHVSVFFGENRDSFETGAHVATVSVDLLPSAERISRPDDIMAHWRGIVGDLPDVISLKYAEATIGPAGIAIDLRLKGDNLVDLKNAAIELQDWVWTYKGVTSVLDDLRPGKRELRIHLNDQAAPMGITAALIADQLRAAYFGTTVSEMQVNGQSLEVTAILSEEDRRSYTEFDDFVITRADGTYVPLNVVADIEVDQGYSRINHEDGVRAVTVQGTIDTRIANSSAIVSDTLKRFIPDLLQRYPSVSLDVEGQRAEAEKTQKSMVKGFLVGLVGVFLLLSFLFRSYVEPLVVMLIIPLSLAGSIFGHMIMGLNFSMPSMLGFVALAGVVVNNSILLVDFVKHEHGEALTVAHAASLAARARFRAIFLTSITTIVGLLPILLETSLQAQILIPLVTSLAFGLLSAGLIVLFVLPAIYSILDDMGLSTLARERKMAAQQG, encoded by the coding sequence ATGATCCGTTTTTTCGCTGCCCACCCGACAATATCGAACCTGTTGATGATCCTGCTGCTGTTGTCCGGCCTGGCGGTCGGTCCGCAATTGCTGCGCGAAACCTTTCCGCGCAAGGCCCCCAGCCGCGTCGAGGTCACCGTGCCCTATCCCGGCGCGCGCCCCGAAGATGTGGAAACCGCGATCTGCGAGCGGATCGAAAATGCACTGGACGCTGTCACCGGCATTGACCGCCATTCCTGCGAGGCCCGCGAAGGGCTGGCCCGCGCCGAGGTGCGGATGCTGGAAGGGGGCGATTTCCAGACCTTCGTGGCCGACGTGAAATCCGAAGTCGAAGCCATCTCCGATTTTCCCGACCGTGCCGAGGATGTGCGCACGCGCGCCCTTGGCCTGACCGATTTTGTCGCTTCGGTTTCAATCACCGGCCCCAAATCCCGCGTTGACCTGAAGGATTACGCCGAGGATGTGCGCACCCGTATGCTGCGCTGGGGCGGCATTCCGATTGTCACAGTCAAGGGGTTTTCCACCCGCGAATTGCGGGTCGGGCTGGATACGGTGGCCTTGCAGAAATACGGGTTTTCCGTTGCCGATGTGGCCCGCACCATTCAGGGCGGATCGCTTGACCTGCCTTCGGGCACACTGGAAGCCGATGACGAAACCCTGCTGGTGCGCGTCACCGAGGAACGCCGCGATGTCGAAAGCCTGTCCAATCTGATCATCCGCTCTGCCGCCAATGGCGGGCAGGTGCGGTTGGGTGAGGTGGCCGAAATCAGCGAACGCTTTGCACTGGCTGACGACCGTATTCTGTTTGATGGCGAACTGGCTGCGGTGCTGGACATCAACAAAACCCGCGCCGAAGATACCCTTGAAGTAATCGACGAGGTGGCCAAATTCCTGGACGCCGAACGTCAGGCCGCGCCCCCGGGCGTGGTGTTGGAAATCACCGCCGATGCGGCCTCGGTTGTGCGCGACCGGTTGATGCTGGTGATCGTCAACGGGTTGCAGGGGCTGGGGCTGGTGTTTCTGGTGCTGTGGCTGTTCTTCGGTTTCCGCTTTTCCTTCTGGGTGGCGATGGGGCTGCCGGTATCCTTCATGGGCGGCATCGCCATCATGTGGTTTGTCGGCTATTCCCTGAACCTGATGACCACGCTGGGCCTGTTGATCGTGATCGGCCTGCTGATGGATGACGCTATCGTCATTTCCGAAAACATCGCCCGCCTGCGCGAAAAGGGGCTCGAGCCGCTGGAAGCCGCCGTCAAAGGCGCGCAACAGGTGTTCCTGAACGTGCTGGCGTCCTTTGCCACCACCGCGATGATCTTTGGCTCGCTGGCGTTCCTGTCCGGTGATCTGGGGGCGGTGCTGCGTGTGGTGCCGGTGGTGATGCTGTTCGTGCTGATGATTTCACTGATCGAGGCCTTCCTGATCCTGCCGCACCACCTGATCCATACGCTGGAAATGCAGCACAAACCCGGCGGCGTGCGGGCGCGTGTGGAAAAGGCGATGAATTACACCCGCGAAAATCTGGTCGGGCCGCTGGTCGATCTGACTATCCGCTGGCGCTATGTCACGGCGGGATTGGCCTTTGCGGTGTTGCTGGCCGCAGTCGGGATGCTGACCGGCGGCTATCTGAAGTTTACCGCCTTTCCCGAACTGGACGGCGATACCATCGTGGCGCGGGTTCTGTTGCCGCAGGGCACCCCGCTGGCCCGCACCGAAGCGGTGGTCGAAACGCTGGTCAAGGGGATCGAGCAGACCAACCGGGATATGTCGCCGATGCAACCGGACGGGGCCGAATTGATCCGCCATGTTTCGGTGTTCTTCGGTGAAAACCGCGATTCTTTTGAAACCGGCGCCCATGTGGCCACTGTCAGCGTTGATTTGTTGCCCTCGGCCGAGCGTATCAGCCGCCCGGACGACATCATGGCCCACTGGCGCGGAATTGTCGGCGATCTGCCGGATGTGATCAGCCTGAAATACGCCGAAGCCACCATCGGCCCCGCCGGTATCGCCATTGACCTGCGCCTGAAGGGTGACAATCTGGTTGATCTCAAAAATGCCGCGATCGAATTGCAGGACTGGGTCTGGACCTACAAGGGCGTCACATCCGTGCTGGACGACCTGCGGCCGGGCAAACGCGAGTTGCGCATCCACCTGAACGATCAGGCCGCGCCGATGGGTATCACCGCCGCCCTGATTGCCGACCAGTTGCGCGCCGCCTATTTTGGCACCACGGTCAGCGAAATGCAGGTGAACGGCCAATCGCTCGAGGTCACGGCCATCCTGTCGGAAGAGGACCGCCGCAGCTATACCGAATTTGACGATTTCGTCATCACCCGCGCGGATGGCACCTATGTGCCCCTTAACGTGGTCGCGGATATCGAGGTCGATCAGGGCTATAGCCGGATCAACCACGAAGACGGTGTGCGCGCGGTCACTGTTCAAGGCACCATCGACACCCGCATCGCCAATTCCAGCGCCATCGTCAGTGACACCCTGAAACGGTTCATCCCCGATTTGCTGCAACGCTATCCCAGCGTATCGCTGGATGTTGAAGGCCAGCGGGCCGAGGCCGAAAAGACCCAGAAATCAATGGTCAAAGGGTTTCTTGTCGGTCTAGTCGGGGTGTTCCTGTTGCTCAGTTTCCTGTTTCGATCCTATGTCGAACCGCTGGTGGTGATGCTGATCATTCCGCTGTCGCTGGCCGGGTCGATCTTTGGCCATATGATCATGGGGCTGAATTTCTCGATGCCCAGTATGCTGGGCTTTGTGGCACTGGCAGGGGTTGTGGTGAACAACTCGATCCTGCTGGTGGATTTCGTCAAACACGAACACGGCGAGGCCCTGACGGTTGCACATGCAGCATCACTTGCGGCACGGGCGCGGTTCAGGGCGATCTTTCTGACCTCGATCACAACCATTGTCGGATTGCTGCCGATCCTGCTGGAAACCAGCCTGCAAGCGCAAATTCTGATCCCGCTGGTAACAAGCCTTGCCTTTGGTCTGTTGTCGGCCGGTCTGATCGTGCTGTTCGTTCTACCTGCAATCTATTCCATACTGGACGACATGGGCCTAAGCACATTGGCGCGCGAAAGGAAGATGGCAGCACAGCAGGGGTAG